CAATACCCGGCAAACATCACATTTAGCAGTACCGTCGATCCAACTGCAAGCCCTGCCAACTCACCAATCTGCACCATTTTAGATAAACTTAATTTCAATCGACAAAACCTATGAAATGTTGCCTCAAgaatattcaatttaaataaacaaggaaaaagaaaagaaaaacaggaTAGATTACCGCTCTGTTATCGGTGGCAACTCCAGAAATGACAAACATGAGATAAAAAGTGATTATGAATTCGATCACAAAAGATTGCAAGTCAGAACCAGCGGGGAGTGTTCCTGCGAAATGGTCATTCTTGCCATTGAATATAAGTCTCAGAGTTCCGCTGGCAAGTGTGGATCCAACCACCTGAGCTATCACATAAGCTGGTACCTACAACACAGAACAAAATTCAGTAATCAGAGACTATCATATGTGTTTTTCTTTGGGAATGAAGTATGGTTAGTTGTTAACCAACCATAAATGCCCATGAAACTGTTCTGCCGAAAGTCGTCGTCTCCAATAAATAAGGCAGAAGAGCGTTGAATATTCCTAGTTTGTTTTATCagtttatttcatatttataagtctttcttaaattttggtcataatatctttttttcCTGGGAAATTAATCCGAGTGacagttattttttttagaccAGTTTCAACCTATTTCACCATTTGACTgcataaacttaaaattaaataatcgaTCAATATTCCAAATTGATATAGTCTGCACTATACAATACAcagaatataatgaaaataaaacaattcagtTGACCAAAGCGAAAAGAGTGTGTGACCTGCTTCAGTGGAAACCTTCTGGTGGAAGCATGAGCAATGGTTACAGCAGGATTAAAATGAGCACCAGAGATGTGACCAACAGAGTAAACCAAAACCATAACAGTGAGTCCCCAAACAATTGAAATCCCTGGTTGTGTTATCACTCTGTCCTTGTCAAGGTTCACCACCACCGAAGCACA
Above is a genomic segment from Vigna radiata var. radiata cultivar VC1973A chromosome 10, Vradiata_ver6, whole genome shotgun sequence containing:
- the LOC106775040 gene encoding nodulin-26 codes for the protein MSMVADNSANSGNQQVVLNVNGETPKKCDPSTNQDCVPLLQKLVAEVVGTYFLIFAGCASVVVNLDKDRVITQPGISIVWGLTVMVLVYSVGHISGAHFNPAVTIAHASTRRFPLKQVPAYVIAQVVGSTLASGTLRLIFNGKNDHFAGTLPAGSDLQSFVIEFIITFYLMFVISGVATDNRAIGELAGLAVGSTVLLNVMFAGPITGASMNPARSLGPAIVHNEYRGIWIYLVSTTLGAVAGAWAYNFIRYTNKPVREITQSASFLKGGGQAD